Proteins encoded together in one Calditrichota bacterium window:
- the gatB gene encoding Asp-tRNA(Asn)/Glu-tRNA(Gln) amidotransferase subunit GatB: MQGYELIAGLEIHAQLQTRTKAFCRCESKYGAPPNTLVCPVCLGTPGALPVLNKEVVAQAARLASALGAEVHLHSRFDRKNYFYPDLPKGYQISQFDRPFATGGHLEIVVSGSSRVVNITRAHIEEDAGKSMHLEDGSTIVDLNRCGIPLVEIVSEPDFRSPEECGAYLSAMRELLRFINVCDGNMDEGSLRCDANVSVRKFGEPDFRERCEMKNLNSIRNVERAVASEMKRQIEIYESGGTIQRQTLHWDEQDERLIPMRVKEGSDDYRYFPEPDLPELKITQAYVDDIRAAMPELPESRRRKYREYGLHEEAVYLLATDRGLSDYFEAAIVNGRSPLTVAAWVQGDIQRILKEQNLDITDFKVEPSRLGDLIDAVESKKINRTTGKELLRTMLSDTRSVADLIKTSGAQQIGDTDKIREIIMGVLSASPDELAKYKAGKTKMVGYFMGQVMQATKGQADPQLAKDLLMEILNSQS, translated from the coding sequence ATGCAAGGTTACGAACTAATTGCCGGGCTCGAAATTCACGCCCAACTTCAAACGCGCACGAAAGCGTTTTGCCGTTGTGAAAGCAAGTACGGCGCACCACCGAATACGCTTGTATGTCCGGTATGCTTAGGTACGCCCGGTGCTCTGCCCGTCTTGAATAAAGAAGTCGTTGCTCAAGCGGCAAGACTTGCTTCGGCACTCGGCGCTGAAGTTCATTTGCATTCGCGATTCGATCGCAAGAACTATTTCTATCCCGATCTCCCCAAGGGATATCAAATTTCACAGTTTGACAGGCCTTTCGCGACGGGTGGCCACCTTGAAATAGTCGTCAGCGGATCATCTCGGGTAGTCAACATTACTCGTGCGCACATCGAAGAAGATGCCGGCAAATCCATGCACCTCGAAGACGGTTCCACGATTGTCGATCTGAATCGTTGCGGTATTCCGTTAGTCGAGATAGTATCAGAACCCGATTTCCGTTCGCCGGAAGAGTGCGGGGCGTACTTGTCAGCCATGCGCGAGCTTTTGCGTTTCATAAACGTCTGCGATGGCAACATGGATGAAGGTTCTCTCCGGTGCGACGCAAACGTTTCAGTCCGCAAATTTGGCGAACCGGACTTCCGTGAACGTTGCGAAATGAAGAATCTGAACTCAATTCGCAATGTTGAACGAGCTGTGGCCTCGGAAATGAAACGTCAAATTGAAATCTACGAGAGCGGCGGTACGATTCAACGGCAAACATTGCACTGGGACGAACAGGATGAACGCCTGATTCCGATGCGCGTGAAGGAAGGTTCAGATGACTACCGCTATTTTCCTGAGCCCGATCTGCCCGAACTTAAAATCACGCAAGCATACGTGGATGACATTCGCGCTGCTATGCCCGAGTTGCCCGAGTCCCGCCGCAGAAAGTACCGCGAATACGGGTTGCATGAGGAAGCTGTCTACCTTTTGGCCACGGATCGAGGTTTGAGTGATTACTTTGAGGCCGCGATCGTCAATGGCCGTTCGCCCCTGACCGTGGCCGCATGGGTGCAAGGTGATATTCAACGCATACTAAAAGAGCAAAATCTCGACATCACGGATTTCAAAGTCGAGCCAAGTCGCTTGGGCGACTTAATTGATGCGGTGGAATCAAAGAAGATAAACCGCACGACTGGGAAAGAGCTTTTGCGCACGATGTTGTCTGACACACGTTCCGTCGCAGATCTGATCAAGACAAGCGGCGCTCAGCAAATTGGGGACACCGACAAGATTCGCGAAATCATCATGGGTGTTCTTTCTGCAAGTCCGGACGAGCTGGCAAAATACAAAGCAGGCAAGACCAAAATGGTCGGCTATTTTATGGGGCAGGTCATGCAGGCCACAAAGGGGCAGGCCGACCCCCAGTTGGCTAAAGACCTATTGATGGAAATTCTTAACTCGCAAAGTTAG